One genomic segment of Desulfocapsa sulfexigens DSM 10523 includes these proteins:
- a CDS encoding CBS domain-containing protein, whose translation MKNFTVKKLLLPISEYATVSLGTTLFDAILALEQAQEKFYHGKYQHRAILVLDDEKKVVGRISQHRILKAIEAGEELSKDLSKLKMFNFSDAYIENIRETIRLDTKIFTQQALKKAAGKKVEEFMQKPTPDEYVAESSPLDIAVHKLVSGNHLSLLVKRDEEIIGVLRIADVFVAACHGMKALNIGEK comes from the coding sequence ATGAAAAATTTCACAGTAAAAAAACTCTTATTACCCATCTCCGAATATGCAACTGTATCGCTTGGCACAACGCTCTTCGACGCAATTTTAGCGCTTGAGCAGGCTCAGGAAAAATTCTATCACGGCAAATATCAGCACCGAGCCATTCTTGTTCTGGACGATGAGAAAAAAGTTGTCGGCAGAATCAGCCAACACAGGATACTCAAGGCTATAGAAGCCGGAGAGGAGCTTTCAAAAGACCTCAGCAAACTTAAAATGTTTAATTTCAGTGACGCATATATCGAAAACATCAGAGAAACTATTCGTCTTGACACAAAAATTTTCACCCAACAGGCCCTAAAAAAAGCTGCCGGTAAAAAAGTGGAAGAATTCATGCAGAAACCGACACCTGATGAATACGTTGCAGAATCAAGTCCACTTGATATTGCTGTTCACAAACTGGTGAGTGGCAATCACCTTTCACTACTTGTCAAAAGGGATGAGGAAATAATCGGTGTCCTGCGCATAGCAGATGTTTTTGTCGCAGCTTGCCATGGAATGAAGGCATTGAATATTGGAGAAAAGTAG